The following are from one region of the Ochotona princeps isolate mOchPri1 chromosome 4, mOchPri1.hap1, whole genome shotgun sequence genome:
- the SF1 gene encoding splicing factor 1 isoform X9: protein MEPRHDGAEDGDPRHADRHPPWTHSGTGKGLHRSPSPEPIYNSEGKRLNTREFRTRKKLEEERHNLITEMVALNPDFKPPADYKPPATRVSDKVMIPQDEYPEINFVGLLIGPRGNTLKNIEKECNAKIMIRGKGSVKEGKVGRKDGQMLPGEDEPLHALVTANTMENVKKAVEQIRNILKQGIETPEDQNDLRKMQLRELARLNGTLREDDNRILRPWQSSETRSITNTTVCTKCGGAGHIASDCKFQRPGDPQSAQDKARMDKEYLSLMAELGEAPVPASVGSSSGPATTPLASAPRPAAPANNPPPPSLMSTTQSRPPWMNSGPSESRPYHGMHGGGPAGPGGGPHSFPHPLPSLTGGHGGHPMQHNPNGPPPPWMQPPPPPMNQGPHPPGHHGPPPMDQYLGSTPVGSGVYRLHQGKGMMPPPPMGMMPPPPPPPSGQPPPPPSGPLPPWQQQQQQPPPPPPPSSSMASSTPLPWQQNTTTTTTSAGTGSIPPWQQQQAAAAASPGAPQMQGNPTMVPLPPGVQPPLPPGAPPPPPPPPPGSAGMMYAPPPPPPPPMDPSNFVTMMGMGVAGMPPFGMPPAPPPPPPQN, encoded by the exons ATGGAACCAAGACACGATGGAGCAGAAGACGGTGATCCCAGGCATGCCGACCGTCATCCCCCCTGGACTCACTCGGGAACAGGAAAGGGCTTACATAG GTCCCCTTCCCCTGAGCCCATCTACAACAGTGAGGGGAAGCGGCTCAACACCCGTGAGTTCCGCACCCGCAAGAAGCTCGAGGAGGAGCGGCACAACCTCATCACAGAGATGGTCGCCCTCAACCCCGACTTCAAGCCACCTGCAGATTACAA GCCTCCAGCCACCCGGGTGAGCGACAAGGTGATGATCCCACAGGACGAGTATCCAGAGATCAACTTCGTGGGACTGCTCATTGGGCCCAG AGGGAACACCCTGAAAAACATCGAGAAGGAGTGCAATGCCAAGATCATGATCCGGGGCAAAGGTTCTGTGAAGGAAGGGAAGGTCGGGCGCAAAGACGGCCAGATGCTGCCGGGGGAGGATGAGCCACTGCATGCCCTGGTCACTGCCAATACGATGGAGAACGTTAAAAAGGCAGTGGAGCAG ATCAGAAACATCCTGAAGCAGGGCATCGAGACCCCCGAGGACCAGAATGACCTGCGCAAGATGCAGCTGCGGGAGTTGGCTCGCCTGAATGGGACTCTGCGGGAGGACGACAACCG GATCCTGAGACCCTGGCAGAGCTCTGAGACACGCAGCATCACCAACACCACAGTGTGCACCAAGTGCGGAGGGGCCGGCCACATCGCTTCCGACTGTAAATTCCAGAG GCCTGGAGACCCGCAGTCTGCTCAGGATAAAGCGCGGATGGATAAAGAGTACTTGTCACTCATGGCTGAACTGGGCGAAGCTCCTGTCCCAGCGTCTGTGGGGTCCTCCTCTGGGCCCGCCACCACCCCACTGGCCAGTGCACCGCGGCCCGCTGCTCCTGCCAACAACCCCCCTCCACCG TCTCTCATGTCAACCACCCAGAGCCGCCCGCCCTGGATGAACTCGGGCCCTTCAGAGAGTCGGCCCTACCACGGCATGCATGGAGGAGGCCCCGCTGGGCCTGGAGGTGGCCCCCACAGCTTCCCACACCCACTCCCCAGCCTGACTGGTGGACATGGCGGACACCCCATGCAGCACAACCCTAACGGACCCCCACCCCCTTGGATGCAGCCGCCACCGCCCCCGATGAACCAGGGCCCCCACCCGCCTGGGCACCATGGCCCTCCTCCAATGG ATCAGTACCTGGGAAGTACGCCTGTGGGCTCTGGGGTCTATCGCCTGCATCAAGGAAAAG GTATGATGCCGCCGCCGCCTATGGGCATgatgccgccgccgccgccgccacccagTGGgcagcccccgcccccgccctctGGGCCTCTTCCcccatggcagcagcagcagcagcagccgccaccgCCCCCACCGCCCAGCAGCAGTATGGCTTCCAGCACCCCTTTGCCATGGCAGCAAA ATACGACGACTACCACCACGAGCGCTGGCACAGGGTCCATCCCGCCATGGCAACAGCAGCAGGCGGCTGCCGCAGCTTCTCCAGGAGCCCCTCAGATGCAAGGCAACCCCACTATGGTGCCCCTGCCCCCCGGGGTCCAGCCGCCTCTGCCGCCCGGGGCCCCTCCCCCTCCGCCGCCTCCGCCGCCTGGTTCCGCCGGCATGATGTATGCCCCGCCCCCCCCTCCGCCGCCGCCCATGGACCCTTCTAACTTTGTCACCATGATGGGCATGGGGGTGGCGGGCATGCCGCCCTTCGGGATGCCTCCAGCTCCCCCTCCGCCTCCACCACAGAACTAG
- the SF1 gene encoding splicing factor 1 isoform X8, whose protein sequence is MAASPLGLPPPPPSPGASYPPPLRQRVSQPRQDQQPGPACGGGDFPSKKRKRSRWNQDTMEQKTVIPGMPTVIPPGLTREQERAYIVQLQIEDLTRKLRTGDLGIPPNPEDRSPSPEPIYNSEGKRLNTREFRTRKKLEEERHNLITEMVALNPDFKPPADYKPPATRVSDKVMIPQDEYPEINFVGLLIGPRGNTLKNIEKECNAKIMIRGKGSVKEGKVGRKDGQMLPGEDEPLHALVTANTMENVKKAVEQIRNILKQGIETPEDQNDLRKMQLRELARLNGTLREDDNRILRPWQSSETRSITNTTVCTKCGGAGHIASDCKFQRPGDPQSAQDKARMDKEYLSLMAELGEAPVPASVGSSSGPATTPLASAPRPAAPANNPPPPSLMSTTQSRPPWMNSGPSESRPYHGMHGGGPAGPGGGPHSFPHPLPSLTGGHGGHPMQHNPNGPPPPWMQPPPPPMNQGPHPPGHHGPPPMGKSVPGKYACGLWGLSPASRKRYDAAAAYGHDAAAAAATQWAAPAPALWASSPMAAAAAAAATAPTAQQQYGFQHPFAMAAKIPARGGGDGPSHESEDFPRPLVTPPGRQPQQRPWWTGWFGKAA, encoded by the exons ATGGCGGCCTCCCCGCTCGGGCTGCCGCCTCCTCCGCCGTCCCCGGGCGCGTCCTACCCGCCGCCGCTCCGCCAGCGCGTGTCGCAGCCGCGTCAGGACCAGCAGCCGGGCCCGGCCTGCGGCGGAGGAG ACTTTCCCAGTAAGAAGCGGAAGAGGAGCCGATGGAACCAAGACACGATGGAGCAGAAGACGGTGATCCCAGGCATGCCGACCGTCATCCCCCCTGGACTCACTCGGGAACAGGAAAGGGCTTACATAG TGCAACTGCAGATAGAAGACCTGACTCGTAAACtgcgcacaggagacctgggcatCCCCCCTAACCCTGAGGACAG GTCCCCTTCCCCTGAGCCCATCTACAACAGTGAGGGGAAGCGGCTCAACACCCGTGAGTTCCGCACCCGCAAGAAGCTCGAGGAGGAGCGGCACAACCTCATCACAGAGATGGTCGCCCTCAACCCCGACTTCAAGCCACCTGCAGATTACAA GCCTCCAGCCACCCGGGTGAGCGACAAGGTGATGATCCCACAGGACGAGTATCCAGAGATCAACTTCGTGGGACTGCTCATTGGGCCCAG AGGGAACACCCTGAAAAACATCGAGAAGGAGTGCAATGCCAAGATCATGATCCGGGGCAAAGGTTCTGTGAAGGAAGGGAAGGTCGGGCGCAAAGACGGCCAGATGCTGCCGGGGGAGGATGAGCCACTGCATGCCCTGGTCACTGCCAATACGATGGAGAACGTTAAAAAGGCAGTGGAGCAG ATCAGAAACATCCTGAAGCAGGGCATCGAGACCCCCGAGGACCAGAATGACCTGCGCAAGATGCAGCTGCGGGAGTTGGCTCGCCTGAATGGGACTCTGCGGGAGGACGACAACCG GATCCTGAGACCCTGGCAGAGCTCTGAGACACGCAGCATCACCAACACCACAGTGTGCACCAAGTGCGGAGGGGCCGGCCACATCGCTTCCGACTGTAAATTCCAGAG GCCTGGAGACCCGCAGTCTGCTCAGGATAAAGCGCGGATGGATAAAGAGTACTTGTCACTCATGGCTGAACTGGGCGAAGCTCCTGTCCCAGCGTCTGTGGGGTCCTCCTCTGGGCCCGCCACCACCCCACTGGCCAGTGCACCGCGGCCCGCTGCTCCTGCCAACAACCCCCCTCCACCG TCTCTCATGTCAACCACCCAGAGCCGCCCGCCCTGGATGAACTCGGGCCCTTCAGAGAGTCGGCCCTACCACGGCATGCATGGAGGAGGCCCCGCTGGGCCTGGAGGTGGCCCCCACAGCTTCCCACACCCACTCCCCAGCCTGACTGGTGGACATGGCGGACACCCCATGCAGCACAACCCTAACGGACCCCCACCCCCTTGGATGCAGCCGCCACCGCCCCCGATGAACCAGGGCCCCCACCCGCCTGGGCACCATGGCCCTCCTCCAATGGGTAA ATCAGTACCTGGGAAGTACGCCTGTGGGCTCTGGGGTCTATCGCCTGCATCAAGGAAAAG GTATGATGCCGCCGCCGCCTATGGGCATgatgccgccgccgccgccgccacccagTGGgcagcccccgcccccgccctctGGGCCTCTTCCcccatggcagcagcagcagcagcagccgccaccgCCCCCACCGCCCAGCAGCAGTATGGCTTCCAGCACCCCTTTGCCATGGCAGCAAA GATCCCTGCCCGCGGCGGCGGCGATGGCCCGAGCCATGAGAGTGAGGACTTTCCGCGCCCATTGGTGACCCCTCCAGGCAGACAGCCTCAGCAGCGCCCCTGGTGGACAGGATGGTTCGGCAAAGCAGCCTGA
- the SF1 gene encoding splicing factor 1 isoform X3, producing the protein MAASPLGLPPPPPSPGASYPPPLRQRVSQPRQDQQPGPACGGGDFPSKKRKRSRWNQDTMEQKTVIPGMPTVIPPGLTREQERAYIVQLQIEDLTRKLRTGDLGIPPNPEDRSPSPEPIYNSEGKRLNTREFRTRKKLEEERHNLITEMVALNPDFKPPADYKPPATRVSDKVMIPQDEYPEINFVGLLIGPRGNTLKNIEKECNAKIMIRGKGSVKEGKVGRKDGQMLPGEDEPLHALVTANTMENVKKAVEQIRNILKQGIETPEDQNDLRKMQLRELARLNGTLREDDNRILRPWQSSETRSITNTTVCTKCGGAGHIASDCKFQRPGDPQSAQDKARMDKEYLSLMAELGEAPVPASVGSSSGPATTPLASAPRPAAPANNPPPPSLMSTTQSRPPWMNSGPSESRPYHGMHGGGPAGPGGGPHSFPHPLPSLTGGHGGHPMQHNPNGPPPPWMQPPPPPMNQGPHPPGHHGPPPMVPGKYACGLWGLSPASRKRYDAAAAYGHDAAAAAATQWAAPAPALWASSPMAAAAAAAATAPTAQQQYGFQHPFAMAAKYDDYHHERWHRVHPAMATAAGGCRSFSRSPSDARQPHYGAPAPRGPAASAARGPSPSAASAAWFRRHDVCPAPPSAAAHGPF; encoded by the exons ATGGCGGCCTCCCCGCTCGGGCTGCCGCCTCCTCCGCCGTCCCCGGGCGCGTCCTACCCGCCGCCGCTCCGCCAGCGCGTGTCGCAGCCGCGTCAGGACCAGCAGCCGGGCCCGGCCTGCGGCGGAGGAG ACTTTCCCAGTAAGAAGCGGAAGAGGAGCCGATGGAACCAAGACACGATGGAGCAGAAGACGGTGATCCCAGGCATGCCGACCGTCATCCCCCCTGGACTCACTCGGGAACAGGAAAGGGCTTACATAG TGCAACTGCAGATAGAAGACCTGACTCGTAAACtgcgcacaggagacctgggcatCCCCCCTAACCCTGAGGACAG GTCCCCTTCCCCTGAGCCCATCTACAACAGTGAGGGGAAGCGGCTCAACACCCGTGAGTTCCGCACCCGCAAGAAGCTCGAGGAGGAGCGGCACAACCTCATCACAGAGATGGTCGCCCTCAACCCCGACTTCAAGCCACCTGCAGATTACAA GCCTCCAGCCACCCGGGTGAGCGACAAGGTGATGATCCCACAGGACGAGTATCCAGAGATCAACTTCGTGGGACTGCTCATTGGGCCCAG AGGGAACACCCTGAAAAACATCGAGAAGGAGTGCAATGCCAAGATCATGATCCGGGGCAAAGGTTCTGTGAAGGAAGGGAAGGTCGGGCGCAAAGACGGCCAGATGCTGCCGGGGGAGGATGAGCCACTGCATGCCCTGGTCACTGCCAATACGATGGAGAACGTTAAAAAGGCAGTGGAGCAG ATCAGAAACATCCTGAAGCAGGGCATCGAGACCCCCGAGGACCAGAATGACCTGCGCAAGATGCAGCTGCGGGAGTTGGCTCGCCTGAATGGGACTCTGCGGGAGGACGACAACCG GATCCTGAGACCCTGGCAGAGCTCTGAGACACGCAGCATCACCAACACCACAGTGTGCACCAAGTGCGGAGGGGCCGGCCACATCGCTTCCGACTGTAAATTCCAGAG GCCTGGAGACCCGCAGTCTGCTCAGGATAAAGCGCGGATGGATAAAGAGTACTTGTCACTCATGGCTGAACTGGGCGAAGCTCCTGTCCCAGCGTCTGTGGGGTCCTCCTCTGGGCCCGCCACCACCCCACTGGCCAGTGCACCGCGGCCCGCTGCTCCTGCCAACAACCCCCCTCCACCG TCTCTCATGTCAACCACCCAGAGCCGCCCGCCCTGGATGAACTCGGGCCCTTCAGAGAGTCGGCCCTACCACGGCATGCATGGAGGAGGCCCCGCTGGGCCTGGAGGTGGCCCCCACAGCTTCCCACACCCACTCCCCAGCCTGACTGGTGGACATGGCGGACACCCCATGCAGCACAACCCTAACGGACCCCCACCCCCTTGGATGCAGCCGCCACCGCCCCCGATGAACCAGGGCCCCCACCCGCCTGGGCACCATGGCCCTCCTCCAATGG TACCTGGGAAGTACGCCTGTGGGCTCTGGGGTCTATCGCCTGCATCAAGGAAAAG GTATGATGCCGCCGCCGCCTATGGGCATgatgccgccgccgccgccgccacccagTGGgcagcccccgcccccgccctctGGGCCTCTTCCcccatggcagcagcagcagcagcagccgccaccgCCCCCACCGCCCAGCAGCAGTATGGCTTCCAGCACCCCTTTGCCATGGCAGCAAA ATACGACGACTACCACCACGAGCGCTGGCACAGGGTCCATCCCGCCATGGCAACAGCAGCAGGCGGCTGCCGCAGCTTCTCCAGGAGCCCCTCAGATGCAAGGCAACCCCACTATGGTGCCCCTGCCCCCCGGGGTCCAGCCGCCTCTGCCGCCCGGGGCCCCTCCCCCTCCGCCGCCTCCGCCGCCTGGTTCCGCCGGCATGATGTATGCCCCGCCCCCCCCTCCGCCGCCGCCCATGGACCCTTCTAA
- the SF1 gene encoding splicing factor 1 isoform X13, with product MEPRHDGAEDGDPRHADRHPPWTHSGTGKGLHRSPSPEPIYNSEGKRLNTREFRTRKKLEEERHNLITEMVALNPDFKPPADYKPPATRVSDKVMIPQDEYPEINFVGLLIGPRGNTLKNIEKECNAKIMIRGKGSVKEGKVGRKDGQMLPGEDEPLHALVTANTMENVKKAVEQIRNILKQGIETPEDQNDLRKMQLRELARLNGTLREDDNRILRPWQSSETRSITNTTVCTKCGGAGHIASDCKFQRPGDPQSAQDKARMDKEYLSLMAELGEAPVPASVGSSSGPATTPLASAPRPAAPANNPPPPSLMSTTQSRPPWMNSGPSESRPYHGMHGGGPAGPGGGPHSFPHPLPSLTGGHGGHPMQHNPNGPPPPWMQPPPPPMNQGPHPPGHHGPPPMVPGKYACGLWGLSPASRKRYDAAAAYGHDAAAAAATQWAAPAPALWASSPMAAAAAAAATAPTAQQQYGFQHPFAMAAKYDDYHHERWHRVHPAMATAAGGCRSFSRSPSDARQPHYGAPAPRGPAASAARGPSPSAASAAWFRRHDVCPAPPSAAAHGPF from the exons ATGGAACCAAGACACGATGGAGCAGAAGACGGTGATCCCAGGCATGCCGACCGTCATCCCCCCTGGACTCACTCGGGAACAGGAAAGGGCTTACATAG GTCCCCTTCCCCTGAGCCCATCTACAACAGTGAGGGGAAGCGGCTCAACACCCGTGAGTTCCGCACCCGCAAGAAGCTCGAGGAGGAGCGGCACAACCTCATCACAGAGATGGTCGCCCTCAACCCCGACTTCAAGCCACCTGCAGATTACAA GCCTCCAGCCACCCGGGTGAGCGACAAGGTGATGATCCCACAGGACGAGTATCCAGAGATCAACTTCGTGGGACTGCTCATTGGGCCCAG AGGGAACACCCTGAAAAACATCGAGAAGGAGTGCAATGCCAAGATCATGATCCGGGGCAAAGGTTCTGTGAAGGAAGGGAAGGTCGGGCGCAAAGACGGCCAGATGCTGCCGGGGGAGGATGAGCCACTGCATGCCCTGGTCACTGCCAATACGATGGAGAACGTTAAAAAGGCAGTGGAGCAG ATCAGAAACATCCTGAAGCAGGGCATCGAGACCCCCGAGGACCAGAATGACCTGCGCAAGATGCAGCTGCGGGAGTTGGCTCGCCTGAATGGGACTCTGCGGGAGGACGACAACCG GATCCTGAGACCCTGGCAGAGCTCTGAGACACGCAGCATCACCAACACCACAGTGTGCACCAAGTGCGGAGGGGCCGGCCACATCGCTTCCGACTGTAAATTCCAGAG GCCTGGAGACCCGCAGTCTGCTCAGGATAAAGCGCGGATGGATAAAGAGTACTTGTCACTCATGGCTGAACTGGGCGAAGCTCCTGTCCCAGCGTCTGTGGGGTCCTCCTCTGGGCCCGCCACCACCCCACTGGCCAGTGCACCGCGGCCCGCTGCTCCTGCCAACAACCCCCCTCCACCG TCTCTCATGTCAACCACCCAGAGCCGCCCGCCCTGGATGAACTCGGGCCCTTCAGAGAGTCGGCCCTACCACGGCATGCATGGAGGAGGCCCCGCTGGGCCTGGAGGTGGCCCCCACAGCTTCCCACACCCACTCCCCAGCCTGACTGGTGGACATGGCGGACACCCCATGCAGCACAACCCTAACGGACCCCCACCCCCTTGGATGCAGCCGCCACCGCCCCCGATGAACCAGGGCCCCCACCCGCCTGGGCACCATGGCCCTCCTCCAATGG TACCTGGGAAGTACGCCTGTGGGCTCTGGGGTCTATCGCCTGCATCAAGGAAAAG GTATGATGCCGCCGCCGCCTATGGGCATgatgccgccgccgccgccgccacccagTGGgcagcccccgcccccgccctctGGGCCTCTTCCcccatggcagcagcagcagcagcagccgccaccgCCCCCACCGCCCAGCAGCAGTATGGCTTCCAGCACCCCTTTGCCATGGCAGCAAA ATACGACGACTACCACCACGAGCGCTGGCACAGGGTCCATCCCGCCATGGCAACAGCAGCAGGCGGCTGCCGCAGCTTCTCCAGGAGCCCCTCAGATGCAAGGCAACCCCACTATGGTGCCCCTGCCCCCCGGGGTCCAGCCGCCTCTGCCGCCCGGGGCCCCTCCCCCTCCGCCGCCTCCGCCGCCTGGTTCCGCCGGCATGATGTATGCCCCGCCCCCCCCTCCGCCGCCGCCCATGGACCCTTCTAA
- the SF1 gene encoding splicing factor 1 isoform X12, with translation MEPRHDGAEDGDPRHADRHPPWTHSGTGKGLHRSPSPEPIYNSEGKRLNTREFRTRKKLEEERHNLITEMVALNPDFKPPADYKPPATRVSDKVMIPQDEYPEINFVGLLIGPRGNTLKNIEKECNAKIMIRGKGSVKEGKVGRKDGQMLPGEDEPLHALVTANTMENVKKAVEQIRNILKQGIETPEDQNDLRKMQLRELARLNGTLREDDNRILRPWQSSETRSITNTTVCTKCGGAGHIASDCKFQRPGDPQSAQDKARMDKEYLSLMAELGEAPVPASVGSSSGPATTPLASAPRPAAPANNPPPPSLMSTTQSRPPWMNSGPSESRPYHGMHGGGPAGPGGGPHSFPHPLPSLTGGHGGHPMQHNPNGPPPPWMQPPPPPMNQGPHPPGHHGPPPMGKSVPGKYACGLWGLSPASRKRYDAAAAYGHDAAAAAATQWAAPAPALWASSPMAAAAAAAATAPTAQQQYGFQHPFAMAAKYDDYHHERWHRVHPAMATAAGGCRSFSRSPSDARQPHYGAPAPRGPAASAARGPSPSAASAAWFRRHDVCPAPPSAAAHGPF, from the exons ATGGAACCAAGACACGATGGAGCAGAAGACGGTGATCCCAGGCATGCCGACCGTCATCCCCCCTGGACTCACTCGGGAACAGGAAAGGGCTTACATAG GTCCCCTTCCCCTGAGCCCATCTACAACAGTGAGGGGAAGCGGCTCAACACCCGTGAGTTCCGCACCCGCAAGAAGCTCGAGGAGGAGCGGCACAACCTCATCACAGAGATGGTCGCCCTCAACCCCGACTTCAAGCCACCTGCAGATTACAA GCCTCCAGCCACCCGGGTGAGCGACAAGGTGATGATCCCACAGGACGAGTATCCAGAGATCAACTTCGTGGGACTGCTCATTGGGCCCAG AGGGAACACCCTGAAAAACATCGAGAAGGAGTGCAATGCCAAGATCATGATCCGGGGCAAAGGTTCTGTGAAGGAAGGGAAGGTCGGGCGCAAAGACGGCCAGATGCTGCCGGGGGAGGATGAGCCACTGCATGCCCTGGTCACTGCCAATACGATGGAGAACGTTAAAAAGGCAGTGGAGCAG ATCAGAAACATCCTGAAGCAGGGCATCGAGACCCCCGAGGACCAGAATGACCTGCGCAAGATGCAGCTGCGGGAGTTGGCTCGCCTGAATGGGACTCTGCGGGAGGACGACAACCG GATCCTGAGACCCTGGCAGAGCTCTGAGACACGCAGCATCACCAACACCACAGTGTGCACCAAGTGCGGAGGGGCCGGCCACATCGCTTCCGACTGTAAATTCCAGAG GCCTGGAGACCCGCAGTCTGCTCAGGATAAAGCGCGGATGGATAAAGAGTACTTGTCACTCATGGCTGAACTGGGCGAAGCTCCTGTCCCAGCGTCTGTGGGGTCCTCCTCTGGGCCCGCCACCACCCCACTGGCCAGTGCACCGCGGCCCGCTGCTCCTGCCAACAACCCCCCTCCACCG TCTCTCATGTCAACCACCCAGAGCCGCCCGCCCTGGATGAACTCGGGCCCTTCAGAGAGTCGGCCCTACCACGGCATGCATGGAGGAGGCCCCGCTGGGCCTGGAGGTGGCCCCCACAGCTTCCCACACCCACTCCCCAGCCTGACTGGTGGACATGGCGGACACCCCATGCAGCACAACCCTAACGGACCCCCACCCCCTTGGATGCAGCCGCCACCGCCCCCGATGAACCAGGGCCCCCACCCGCCTGGGCACCATGGCCCTCCTCCAATGGGTAA ATCAGTACCTGGGAAGTACGCCTGTGGGCTCTGGGGTCTATCGCCTGCATCAAGGAAAAG GTATGATGCCGCCGCCGCCTATGGGCATgatgccgccgccgccgccgccacccagTGGgcagcccccgcccccgccctctGGGCCTCTTCCcccatggcagcagcagcagcagcagccgccaccgCCCCCACCGCCCAGCAGCAGTATGGCTTCCAGCACCCCTTTGCCATGGCAGCAAA ATACGACGACTACCACCACGAGCGCTGGCACAGGGTCCATCCCGCCATGGCAACAGCAGCAGGCGGCTGCCGCAGCTTCTCCAGGAGCCCCTCAGATGCAAGGCAACCCCACTATGGTGCCCCTGCCCCCCGGGGTCCAGCCGCCTCTGCCGCCCGGGGCCCCTCCCCCTCCGCCGCCTCCGCCGCCTGGTTCCGCCGGCATGATGTATGCCCCGCCCCCCCCTCCGCCGCCGCCCATGGACCCTTCTAA
- the SF1 gene encoding splicing factor 1 isoform X16, which yields MEPRHDGAEDGDPRHADRHPPWTHSGTGKGLHRSPSPEPIYNSEGKRLNTREFRTRKKLEEERHNLITEMVALNPDFKPPADYKPPATRVSDKVMIPQDEYPEINFVGLLIGPRGNTLKNIEKECNAKIMIRGKGSVKEGKVGRKDGQMLPGEDEPLHALVTANTMENVKKAVEQIRNILKQGIETPEDQNDLRKMQLRELARLNGTLREDDNRILRPWQSSETRSITNTTVCTKCGGAGHIASDCKFQRPGDPQSAQDKARMDKEYLSLMAELGEAPVPASVGSSSGPATTPLASAPRPAAPANNPPPPSLMSTTQSRPPWMNSGPSESRPYHGMHGGGPAGPGGGPHSFPHPLPSLTGGHGGHPMQHNPNGPPPPWMQPPPPPMNQGPHPPGHHGPPPMDQYLGSTPVGSGVYRLHQGKGMMPPPPMGMMPPPPPPPSGQPPPPPSGPLPPWQQQQQQPPPPPPPSSSMASSTPLPWQQRSLPAAAAMARAMRVRTFRAHW from the exons ATGGAACCAAGACACGATGGAGCAGAAGACGGTGATCCCAGGCATGCCGACCGTCATCCCCCCTGGACTCACTCGGGAACAGGAAAGGGCTTACATAG GTCCCCTTCCCCTGAGCCCATCTACAACAGTGAGGGGAAGCGGCTCAACACCCGTGAGTTCCGCACCCGCAAGAAGCTCGAGGAGGAGCGGCACAACCTCATCACAGAGATGGTCGCCCTCAACCCCGACTTCAAGCCACCTGCAGATTACAA GCCTCCAGCCACCCGGGTGAGCGACAAGGTGATGATCCCACAGGACGAGTATCCAGAGATCAACTTCGTGGGACTGCTCATTGGGCCCAG AGGGAACACCCTGAAAAACATCGAGAAGGAGTGCAATGCCAAGATCATGATCCGGGGCAAAGGTTCTGTGAAGGAAGGGAAGGTCGGGCGCAAAGACGGCCAGATGCTGCCGGGGGAGGATGAGCCACTGCATGCCCTGGTCACTGCCAATACGATGGAGAACGTTAAAAAGGCAGTGGAGCAG ATCAGAAACATCCTGAAGCAGGGCATCGAGACCCCCGAGGACCAGAATGACCTGCGCAAGATGCAGCTGCGGGAGTTGGCTCGCCTGAATGGGACTCTGCGGGAGGACGACAACCG GATCCTGAGACCCTGGCAGAGCTCTGAGACACGCAGCATCACCAACACCACAGTGTGCACCAAGTGCGGAGGGGCCGGCCACATCGCTTCCGACTGTAAATTCCAGAG GCCTGGAGACCCGCAGTCTGCTCAGGATAAAGCGCGGATGGATAAAGAGTACTTGTCACTCATGGCTGAACTGGGCGAAGCTCCTGTCCCAGCGTCTGTGGGGTCCTCCTCTGGGCCCGCCACCACCCCACTGGCCAGTGCACCGCGGCCCGCTGCTCCTGCCAACAACCCCCCTCCACCG TCTCTCATGTCAACCACCCAGAGCCGCCCGCCCTGGATGAACTCGGGCCCTTCAGAGAGTCGGCCCTACCACGGCATGCATGGAGGAGGCCCCGCTGGGCCTGGAGGTGGCCCCCACAGCTTCCCACACCCACTCCCCAGCCTGACTGGTGGACATGGCGGACACCCCATGCAGCACAACCCTAACGGACCCCCACCCCCTTGGATGCAGCCGCCACCGCCCCCGATGAACCAGGGCCCCCACCCGCCTGGGCACCATGGCCCTCCTCCAATGG ATCAGTACCTGGGAAGTACGCCTGTGGGCTCTGGGGTCTATCGCCTGCATCAAGGAAAAG GTATGATGCCGCCGCCGCCTATGGGCATgatgccgccgccgccgccgccacccagTGGgcagcccccgcccccgccctctGGGCCTCTTCCcccatggcagcagcagcagcagcagccgccaccgCCCCCACCGCCCAGCAGCAGTATGGCTTCCAGCACCCCTTTGCCATGGCAGCAAA GATCCCTGCCCGCGGCGGCGGCGATGGCCCGAGCCATGAGAGTGAGGACTTTCCGCGCCCATTGGTGA